One window from the genome of Pseudonocardia hierapolitana encodes:
- a CDS encoding BON domain-containing protein has translation MRNRFGRRRRARRPTAQQTVFVVVAAVLGGLVGAVAEYLLDPARGHARRAGLRERSAAAVRRPVKRARRTATRNVAHLRGRARRVGHRLSASHPPADDRTLVDRVRSEVFDRRHFGRRSVNIDAVDGVVTLRGQLDDRDAIRDIEAAVGRVAGVRGVENLLHTPDTAAPNVVGLQRPER, from the coding sequence GGCGGCGCCGTGCACGGCGGCCGACGGCGCAGCAGACGGTGTTCGTGGTGGTGGCAGCGGTGCTGGGCGGCCTCGTCGGAGCGGTGGCGGAGTACCTGCTCGATCCGGCCCGCGGGCACGCCCGCCGGGCCGGGCTGCGGGAGCGGTCGGCAGCGGCGGTCCGCCGCCCCGTGAAGCGGGCGCGGCGCACGGCGACGCGGAACGTGGCACACCTGCGCGGCAGAGCCCGCCGGGTGGGGCACCGGCTCAGCGCTTCCCACCCGCCCGCGGACGATCGCACGTTGGTGGACCGCGTGCGGAGCGAGGTGTTCGACCGCAGGCACTTCGGCCGGCGGTCGGTGAACATCGACGCGGTCGACGGCGTGGTCACGCTGCGCGGGCAGCTCGACGATCGGGACGCCATCCGCGACATCGAGGCCGCCGTCGGGCGGGTGGCGGGCGTGCGCGGGGTCGAGAACCTGCTGCACACCCCGGACACCGCGGCCCCGAACGTCGTGGGCCTGCAACGGCCGGAGCGCTGA
- a CDS encoding class I SAM-dependent DNA methyltransferase yields the protein MSFDPRTSFGPKVAASYDDRPLGDEEAAVARLAQLAGDGPALELAIGTGRIALPLAATGLRVDGIELSASMIEQLRSKPGGDALAVTCGDMSTVELPDRYRLVYVVFNSLMNLITQDGQVDCVANAARHLTDDGVFVVENVVPDPMYGLRQDRGGVDQYVDASHIDPERVSVEVGRFDRVTQRVDKCHIGLGGAGIRLDPLALRYVWPSELDLMARLAGLRLRARWGGWSGEPFDARSLRHVSVYGR from the coding sequence ATGTCCTTCGATCCGCGCACGAGCTTCGGCCCGAAGGTCGCGGCCTCCTACGACGACAGGCCACTGGGAGACGAGGAGGCCGCCGTCGCCCGGCTCGCACAGCTGGCCGGGGACGGGCCCGCCCTCGAGCTCGCGATCGGCACCGGCCGCATCGCCCTGCCCCTCGCCGCCACCGGTCTGCGCGTCGACGGCATCGAGCTGTCGGCGTCGATGATCGAGCAGCTGCGCTCGAAGCCGGGAGGGGACGCGCTAGCGGTCACCTGCGGGGACATGTCCACCGTGGAGCTGCCGGACCGGTACCGGCTCGTGTACGTCGTGTTCAACTCGCTGATGAACCTGATCACCCAGGATGGGCAGGTCGACTGCGTCGCGAACGCCGCCCGGCACCTCACCGACGACGGCGTGTTCGTCGTGGAGAACGTCGTGCCGGACCCGATGTACGGCCTGCGCCAGGACCGCGGCGGCGTCGACCAGTACGTCGACGCGTCGCACATCGACCCCGAGCGCGTCTCCGTAGAGGTCGGGCGCTTCGATCGCGTCACCCAGCGCGTCGACAAGTGCCACATCGGCCTCGGCGGTGCGGGGATCCGGCTCGACCCGCTCGCGCTGCGCTACGTCTGGCCCAGCGAGCTGGACCTCATGGCCCGGCTGGCCGGTCTGCGCCTGCGGGCTCGGTGGGGCGGCTGGTCCGGCGAGCCCTTCGACGCGCGCAGCCTGCGGCACGTGTCGGTCTACGGCCGCTGA